Proteins from one Syntrophaceae bacterium genomic window:
- a CDS encoding AMP-binding protein, which produces MQRNWEQNWPKQDPLVPPLPTEPIFELIRKQAKIRPDKTAILFYGHETTFQELDDATDRLATALVNMGLGKGDRIGLYFENCPQFVIGFYGILKMGGIVVNVSPMYKQDELVHELKDAGVETIIMEDFFWPVLEPVIGECGLKNILVTSFADYLPEKPTIPLHASMSTEKKSIPGTIDFKSLIEKTPANPPKVEIDLENDVALLQYTAGTTGSPKGAMLTHGNMAVHNLAVRHYYEYTENDVHLIILPLFHITGLDIAMNPALAVGSTLILFARFDLLPMLDVIQKYKVTGWVTITPINVAVCNLPIIGNYDLKSLRFVLSGGAPVPLEIHKRWKELTGTHIVEGYGLSECTGGIVGNNCQNFSPGTIGSPVFWHDVKIVHPATPDKEAGIGEEGELWIKGPCVMKGYWNAPEQTKNTITPDGYLMTGDMVTVDKDGWFRIVGRAKEMIKVSGFSVFLAEIDAFLYQHPAVAEAAAIGVPHPYRGEEPKAYVVLKPDFKGKVTEQEIIDWCKDKMAAYKVPASIAFTDGLPKSGAGKVLRRLLAEQEKK; this is translated from the coding sequence ATGCAGAGAAACTGGGAACAAAACTGGCCCAAGCAGGACCCCCTGGTCCCCCCCCTTCCCACGGAGCCTATTTTTGAACTGATCCGCAAGCAGGCGAAGATCCGGCCCGACAAGACGGCCATCCTGTTTTACGGACATGAAACGACCTTCCAGGAACTGGACGACGCCACCGATCGCCTGGCCACGGCCCTCGTGAACATGGGCCTCGGGAAGGGCGACCGGATCGGCCTCTACTTCGAGAACTGTCCCCAGTTCGTCATCGGTTTCTACGGCATCCTGAAGATGGGCGGCATCGTCGTGAACGTAAGCCCCATGTACAAACAGGATGAACTCGTTCATGAGCTGAAGGACGCGGGGGTCGAGACGATCATCATGGAGGACTTCTTCTGGCCCGTCCTGGAGCCTGTCATCGGCGAATGCGGACTGAAGAACATCCTCGTCACGAGTTTCGCCGACTATCTGCCGGAAAAGCCGACGATCCCCCTGCACGCCTCCATGTCCACGGAGAAGAAGAGCATTCCCGGCACCATCGACTTCAAGAGCCTCATCGAGAAGACACCCGCCAATCCGCCGAAGGTGGAGATCGACCTGGAAAACGACGTGGCCCTGCTCCAATACACGGCGGGGACGACGGGATCCCCCAAGGGGGCCATGCTGACCCACGGCAACATGGCGGTCCACAATCTGGCGGTGCGCCATTACTATGAGTACACGGAGAACGACGTCCACCTGATCATCCTGCCCCTGTTTCACATTACCGGCCTGGACATTGCCATGAACCCGGCGCTGGCGGTGGGGAGCACCCTGATCCTCTTCGCCCGGTTCGACCTCCTGCCCATGCTGGACGTAATCCAGAAATACAAGGTCACCGGGTGGGTCACCATCACGCCCATCAACGTGGCCGTCTGCAACCTGCCCATCATCGGCAACTACGACCTGAAGTCCCTCCGCTTCGTCCTCTCCGGCGGCGCCCCGGTTCCGCTGGAGATCCACAAGCGCTGGAAGGAGCTGACGGGGACCCACATCGTGGAGGGTTACGGCCTCTCCGAGTGCACGGGCGGCATCGTGGGCAACAACTGCCAGAACTTCTCGCCGGGCACCATCGGCAGCCCCGTGTTCTGGCACGACGTGAAGATCGTCCATCCCGCCACGCCGGACAAGGAAGCCGGCATCGGGGAGGAGGGCGAGCTCTGGATCAAGGGACCCTGCGTCATGAAGGGCTACTGGAATGCCCCGGAGCAGACGAAGAACACCATCACCCCCGACGGGTACCTCATGACGGGGGACATGGTTACGGTGGACAAGGACGGCTGGTTCCGCATCGTCGGACGGGCCAAGGAGATGATCAAGGTCTCCGGGTTCTCCGTCTTCCTGGCGGAGATCGACGCCTTCCTGTACCAGCACCCGGCGGTCGCCGAGGCGGCGGCCATCGGTGTTCCCCATCCCTACCGGGGAGAGGAGCCCAAGGCTTATGTCGTCCTGAAACCCGACTTCAAGGGCAAGGTCACCGAGCAGGAGATCATCGACTGGTGCAAGGACAAGATGGCGGCTTACAAGGTGCCCGCCTCGATCGCGTTCACGGACGGTCTGCCCAAGAGCGGGGCGGGAAAGGTCCTGCGGCGGCTGTTGGCGGAACAGGAGAAAAAATAA
- a CDS encoding AMP-binding protein translates to MIFGTTVGELYDRCVMNFRHRVAMKYHDESYTYDDMQKAAYSLANALTKLGLKKGDTTAFLMANCPEYISCEYALAKIGVIRVPLAVLLTNDDHVFMINHAECKALIYHEKMASRVMEMLPRLKTVKHLICISKDHEKIAEGHLHLQTLIKDHPPEVPLVDIDEEDLAGIYFTGGTTGVPKGVMLSHRAWTGTYITEMLELGFGYDEAFAFATPLTHAGGCLMIPIMIRRGVCVILDGFDPKSFLAAVERYGVTSTFVVPTMIYALLDYPDRGKYDVSSLRNIVYGAAAIAPERLKQAINTFGPIFTQLYGQTEAPMMISALPREEHVIKDPERERQIFSSCGRPTFPAIVRLVDGDGKDVPQGEVGDIVCRHINVMSGYWKNPEATAETIRDGWLWTGDMAKMDEEGFLYIVDRSKDMVVSGGFNIFPREIEDVLFEHPAVKGAAVIGVPDEKWGEAVKAIVVLHEGKTATEKDLINFVKERKGSLICPKTVEFWDAIPLTNLGKVDKKKIRERYWKGYERRV, encoded by the coding sequence ATGATATTCGGCACGACGGTCGGAGAGCTGTATGACCGGTGCGTCATGAATTTCAGGCACCGGGTGGCCATGAAGTACCATGACGAATCGTACACATACGACGACATGCAGAAGGCGGCCTACAGCCTGGCGAACGCGCTGACGAAGCTGGGGCTGAAAAAGGGAGACACGACGGCGTTCCTGATGGCCAACTGTCCCGAGTACATCTCCTGCGAGTATGCCCTGGCGAAGATCGGCGTGATCCGGGTGCCCCTGGCGGTCCTGCTGACCAACGACGACCACGTATTCATGATAAACCACGCGGAATGCAAAGCCCTGATCTACCATGAGAAGATGGCGTCCCGCGTGATGGAGATGCTTCCCCGCCTCAAGACCGTCAAGCACTTGATCTGCATCAGCAAGGACCATGAAAAGATCGCCGAAGGCCATCTGCACCTCCAGACGCTGATCAAGGACCATCCTCCGGAGGTTCCGCTCGTGGACATCGACGAGGAAGACCTGGCGGGGATCTACTTCACCGGAGGAACGACGGGCGTTCCCAAGGGGGTCATGCTCTCCCACCGGGCCTGGACGGGCACGTACATCACCGAGATGCTGGAGTTGGGCTTCGGCTATGACGAGGCGTTCGCCTTCGCGACACCCCTCACCCACGCGGGGGGCTGCCTGATGATTCCCATCATGATCCGCCGCGGGGTCTGCGTCATCCTCGACGGGTTCGATCCCAAGAGTTTTCTCGCGGCCGTCGAGAGGTACGGGGTTACATCGACGTTTGTGGTGCCCACGATGATCTATGCCCTGCTCGATTATCCGGACCGGGGGAAGTACGATGTCTCGAGCCTCCGGAACATCGTCTACGGGGCCGCCGCCATCGCCCCGGAGCGGTTGAAGCAGGCCATCAATACCTTCGGACCCATCTTCACGCAGCTCTACGGCCAGACCGAGGCGCCCATGATGATCAGCGCCCTGCCCCGGGAGGAGCACGTTATCAAAGACCCGGAGCGGGAGCGGCAGATCTTCAGCTCCTGCGGAAGGCCCACGTTTCCGGCGATTGTCCGGCTCGTCGACGGTGACGGGAAGGACGTGCCCCAGGGGGAGGTGGGGGACATCGTCTGCCGGCACATCAACGTCATGAGCGGCTACTGGAAGAATCCCGAGGCCACCGCAGAGACGATCCGTGACGGCTGGCTCTGGACGGGCGACATGGCGAAGATGGACGAGGAGGGGTTCCTCTACATCGTGGACCGCTCCAAGGACATGGTCGTCAGCGGCGGATTCAACATCTTCCCGCGGGAGATCGAGGACGTCCTTTTCGAGCATCCCGCTGTGAAAGGTGCTGCGGTCATCGGAGTTCCCGACGAGAAATGGGGAGAGGCGGTCAAAGCGATCGTCGTCCTCCATGAAGGAAAGACCGCCACGGAGAAGGATCTGATCAACTTCGTGAAGGAGCGCAAGGGAAGCCTCATCTGTCCCAAGACGGTCGAGTTCTGGGATGCCATCCCGCTGACCAACCTGGGGAAGGTCGACAAGAAGAAGATCCGGGAGCGCTACTGGAAGGGTTACGAGCGCAGGGTCTGA
- a CDS encoding acyl-CoA dehydrogenase — MDFRLTEEQEVIRDTIRRFIARECTRDAAREADTQGGFPEKLYRPLADNGFCGLVVPEAYGGGGRNVLAAALIVEELSAVYPALAGAFAACAFGGGKNLGDLGSPEQKERHLPFVVDGSALFAGAILEPDGGYGRFAAGMTAVPDGDGFLLNGTKQFVRLAGRAAAILTLARTGPGNPPREGLSFFLVDAKKPGIAAGTADLVGTASLGIGEVRFENVAVSREDVLGGPEGLNRGWEQWAVLQEAEHLEIAACGLGIAQGAYDYAVQYAKERVQFGRPIIAFSAVKDMLVDMAVRIRAARLVARQAACLADEEKRCAAEAATARILAVETARKASMDCVQVLGGYGYTMEYDAQRYVRDALVLFGGAGPQEMLREDLGELLGLG, encoded by the coding sequence ATGGATTTCAGACTGACGGAAGAACAGGAAGTGATCAGGGATACCATCCGCCGGTTCATCGCACGGGAATGCACCCGCGATGCGGCCCGGGAAGCGGACACACAGGGGGGCTTCCCGGAAAAGCTGTACCGTCCCCTGGCCGACAACGGGTTCTGCGGCCTTGTCGTACCCGAAGCGTACGGCGGCGGAGGCCGGAACGTCCTGGCGGCGGCGCTCATTGTCGAGGAACTGTCGGCCGTCTATCCGGCCCTGGCGGGGGCCTTTGCTGCCTGCGCCTTCGGGGGAGGAAAAAATCTGGGCGATCTGGGCAGCCCGGAGCAGAAGGAACGCCACCTGCCTTTCGTTGTCGACGGGTCCGCACTGTTTGCCGGCGCCATCCTGGAGCCGGACGGGGGGTACGGCCGCTTCGCCGCCGGGATGACGGCTGTTCCGGACGGAGACGGGTTCCTGCTCAATGGAACGAAACAGTTCGTCCGCCTGGCCGGCCGGGCCGCGGCGATCCTCACCCTGGCCCGGACAGGCCCCGGAAATCCGCCCCGGGAAGGTCTTTCCTTCTTCCTGGTGGACGCGAAGAAGCCGGGAATAGCGGCCGGAACGGCGGATCTGGTGGGAACCGCGAGCCTCGGCATCGGTGAGGTCCGCTTTGAGAACGTAGCCGTTTCGCGGGAGGACGTCCTGGGCGGCCCGGAAGGGCTCAATCGGGGCTGGGAGCAGTGGGCGGTGCTGCAGGAAGCGGAACACCTGGAGATTGCCGCCTGCGGGCTGGGGATCGCCCAAGGGGCATACGACTACGCCGTCCAGTACGCAAAGGAGCGGGTCCAGTTCGGCCGTCCCATCATTGCCTTCAGTGCCGTGAAAGACATGCTTGTCGACATGGCCGTGCGAATCCGGGCGGCCCGCCTGGTCGCCCGGCAGGCTGCCTGCCTGGCCGACGAAGAGAAGCGCTGCGCCGCGGAAGCGGCGACGGCCAGGATTCTGGCCGTGGAAACGGCCAGGAAGGCCTCCATGGACTGCGTTCAGGTTCTTGGGGGATACGGATACACCATGGAGTACGACGCCCAGCGCTATGTACGGGACGCCCTGGTCCTCTTCGGCGGTGCAGGTCCGCAGGAGATGCTCAGGGAGGACCTCGGGGAGCTTCTGGGGCTGGGTTGA
- a CDS encoding AMP-binding protein has protein sequence MADQNLLRVDESKPWLQPEAGWPEKVPKNIDFPRITLYEMLAESAAKYADHRAAWFLESFMTYREILGHVDAFAQSLRKLGLRKGDVVALILPSCFQYVVAYYACAKLGVIVTGINPTYKPGEILHQLNITGARTLIFLDALYEPLLKPIEQDLHIHHWIKTNVADLLKIADWKKWMAKKLKKIPTGPVPPESLCFLDLLKAKPEPLRTAVTPDDVATYIMTGGTTGVPKAAVLSHYNCVCNAIQVGAWMWTMVPGACMIGILPLFHSFGMTAIMNTVLHCGMWMMLFPRPPETEVLLKTICDIAPDQQTYFPGAEVMFQRIADFPDIGKYPIATKLYGCISGAGPLHRNVKESFEKLTGARLIEGYGLSEASPVVAGGPISDVDTTGTIGLALPGLEWKIVDMFTGEGEMPVGESGELIMAGPTVMQGYLNNPEETADTVRLREDGKRWLYTGDIGFMDAHGRVTLNDRKKQLIKVKGFSVFPTEVEQLMGVHEGISEVAVAGLPDPETGEAIKAWVVLKEAWVGRITEDGLKDWCKANMTHYKAPRHIEFIKEIPKTLVGKVMRRELQENDPLYIAKYGKA, from the coding sequence ATGGCTGATCAGAATTTACTTCGCGTGGATGAATCGAAACCCTGGCTGCAGCCTGAGGCCGGATGGCCCGAAAAGGTTCCGAAGAACATCGATTTCCCCCGGATCACCCTCTACGAGATGCTGGCGGAGTCGGCGGCGAAATACGCCGACCATCGTGCGGCCTGGTTCCTGGAGTCTTTCATGACCTACCGGGAGATCCTGGGCCACGTGGACGCCTTTGCCCAGAGCCTCCGCAAGCTGGGCCTGAGAAAAGGCGACGTGGTCGCCCTGATCCTGCCGAGCTGCTTCCAGTACGTAGTCGCCTATTACGCCTGCGCCAAGCTGGGGGTCATCGTGACGGGCATCAATCCCACCTACAAGCCGGGGGAGATCCTCCACCAGCTGAACATCACCGGGGCGCGGACCCTGATCTTCCTGGACGCCCTCTACGAACCGCTGCTCAAGCCCATCGAGCAGGATCTGCACATCCACCACTGGATCAAGACGAACGTGGCGGATCTTCTCAAGATCGCGGACTGGAAGAAGTGGATGGCCAAGAAGCTCAAGAAGATCCCCACCGGTCCCGTGCCCCCCGAATCCCTCTGCTTCCTCGACCTTCTGAAGGCGAAGCCGGAGCCGCTGCGGACGGCCGTGACCCCCGACGATGTAGCCACGTACATCATGACCGGTGGGACAACGGGCGTTCCGAAGGCGGCGGTGCTCAGCCATTACAACTGCGTGTGCAACGCCATCCAGGTGGGTGCCTGGATGTGGACCATGGTACCCGGGGCCTGCATGATCGGGATTCTGCCCCTGTTCCACTCCTTCGGGATGACGGCCATCATGAACACGGTGCTCCACTGCGGGATGTGGATGATGCTCTTCCCGCGGCCCCCCGAGACGGAGGTGCTCCTGAAGACGATCTGCGACATCGCCCCGGACCAGCAGACCTATTTCCCGGGAGCGGAGGTCATGTTCCAGCGGATCGCCGACTTCCCGGATATCGGCAAGTATCCCATTGCGACGAAGCTGTACGGCTGCATCTCCGGGGCCGGCCCCCTGCACCGGAACGTCAAGGAGAGCTTCGAGAAGCTGACGGGGGCGCGTCTCATTGAGGGCTACGGCCTCTCGGAGGCCTCGCCGGTCGTGGCGGGTGGTCCCATCAGCGATGTGGACACGACAGGAACCATCGGACTGGCCCTGCCGGGCCTCGAGTGGAAGATCGTCGACATGTTCACGGGCGAGGGCGAGATGCCCGTCGGGGAGAGCGGCGAGCTCATCATGGCGGGCCCGACGGTCATGCAGGGATACCTGAACAACCCGGAAGAGACCGCCGATACGGTCCGCCTCCGGGAAGACGGCAAACGCTGGCTCTACACCGGCGACATCGGCTTCATGGACGCCCATGGGCGGGTGACCCTCAACGATCGCAAAAAGCAGCTCATCAAGGTGAAGGGCTTCTCGGTCTTCCCCACGGAGGTGGAGCAGCTCATGGGGGTTCACGAGGGAATCAGCGAAGTGGCCGTGGCGGGCCTGCCGGACCCGGAGACGGGAGAGGCCATCAAGGCCTGGGTCGTCCTGAAGGAGGCCTGGGTGGGCAGGATCACGGAAGACGGGCTCAAGGACTGGTGCAAGGCGAACATGACCCACTACAAGGCGCCCAGGCACATCGAGTTCATCAAGGAGATTCCCAAGACCCTGGTGGGAAAGGTGATGCGCCGGGAACTGCAGGAAAACGACCCGCTCTACATTGCAAAATACGGAAAGGCCTGA
- a CDS encoding sigma 54-interacting transcriptional regulator produces MYYHSNGNSGFDGQKTLVIASLFRDDFCIDWLVDLLADLKPSQILAQLEQGVADGSLVRKEPGYYGFASDKKRKRLRATLDPREEKRLHGYIADILMRQLPDNEEKAHAVAHHLIHILNDANRCRYLIKAGDLHLEAFRPEEALQCYSKALEDLAALTGREADGLFSETAIKYSKISTARHDTMKVLSILESALEKATRWKVDRARALLKMHMAKNEWLRSRYGSALRHFEEGWALAQELNDPRVLQSATTFSAFFLFWQGRFQEAVRMYEKAVPDIERYPQGGFPLLAVMTVGYCYAQIGQVTQGLGMLDALRNHGLGKGDLYLAAYTAGNIGNVMLEIGRVDEAIRYLEDSAKMAKRAHNDWVWITGKMSLAYAYYLKGDTEQSLQNLREFLHHTRKVHTTVYLYPYLLELRAAMDRGELPAMEELCLDKDIQAMIGGHNIFLKGVAYRFQAQQWQREGRPREEVIRSLRDSIANIEESGQQIELAKSRLELARQYLAEGDREEAKVLTVMTSETLDAFNDKLIPDELRILLGDRPAGESLLREILNLGQKVVTIQDNRDLVQHILSTLNRITGAERSAIFLLEGVEGEPRPVLRASKNLTSEQVSHGSFASSLKIIEEVAATGKGRILADGTPEKGNGSPGAEVIRSRICVPMILRDKTVGVLYHDNRLLSSAFRESDLDLLSYFAALAAFALDNARAYDEIQRLNRKLCEENLYYKEEHLQNLHFDDIIGDSPGIHRVLAQIDQVTGTDATVMIIGETGVGKELVARAIHRHSTRRDKPFIKVNCSALPESLIPSELFGHEKGAFTGAIRRRLGRFELADGGTLFLDEIGEISLDLQVRLLRVLQTREFERVGGSETIRSDFRLLVATNRNLEMDVKTQKFRPDLYYRLAVFPIYVPPLRERREDIPLLAFHFLRIYAQKRGKEFTKIPEVEMEKLLDYEWPGNVRELENIIERGTILNPGPVFRVPELGSRFSEAPPPGNGVSLMDNERRHILWALQKTKWKVRGKGGAAELLELPPSTLAFRMKKLGIQRPETSS; encoded by the coding sequence GTGTATTACCATTCCAACGGAAACAGCGGATTCGACGGACAAAAAACCCTGGTGATCGCTTCCCTCTTTCGGGACGATTTCTGCATCGATTGGCTGGTGGATCTCCTGGCAGACCTGAAGCCGTCCCAGATCCTGGCCCAACTGGAGCAGGGAGTCGCGGACGGCAGCCTGGTCCGGAAAGAACCCGGCTACTACGGATTTGCCAGCGACAAGAAGCGCAAGCGATTGCGGGCGACGCTCGATCCCCGGGAAGAAAAGCGGCTCCATGGCTACATCGCCGATATCCTCATGCGGCAGCTCCCGGACAACGAGGAGAAGGCCCACGCCGTCGCTCACCACCTGATCCACATCCTCAACGACGCCAACCGCTGCCGGTACCTGATCAAGGCGGGGGATCTGCACCTCGAGGCCTTTCGTCCGGAGGAAGCCCTCCAGTGTTACAGCAAGGCCCTGGAGGATCTCGCCGCACTGACGGGACGCGAGGCGGACGGTCTTTTCAGCGAGACAGCCATCAAGTACTCCAAGATCTCCACGGCACGGCACGACACGATGAAGGTCCTCTCCATCCTGGAGTCGGCCCTTGAAAAGGCGACCCGCTGGAAGGTCGACCGCGCCCGGGCCCTCCTGAAGATGCACATGGCCAAGAATGAGTGGCTTCGTTCCCGCTACGGCAGCGCCCTCCGGCATTTCGAGGAGGGGTGGGCCCTGGCCCAGGAGCTGAACGATCCCCGCGTCCTGCAATCGGCAACCACCTTCAGCGCGTTCTTCCTTTTCTGGCAGGGCCGGTTCCAGGAGGCGGTCCGGATGTACGAAAAAGCCGTCCCGGACATCGAGCGGTATCCCCAGGGAGGCTTTCCCCTGCTGGCGGTCATGACCGTGGGTTACTGCTACGCCCAGATCGGCCAGGTGACCCAGGGACTGGGAATGCTGGACGCCCTCCGGAACCATGGACTGGGCAAGGGGGATCTCTACCTGGCTGCCTATACGGCGGGCAACATCGGCAACGTCATGCTGGAGATCGGCCGGGTGGACGAGGCCATCCGGTACCTGGAAGACTCCGCGAAAATGGCAAAACGGGCCCACAATGACTGGGTATGGATCACCGGCAAGATGTCCCTGGCCTACGCGTACTACCTCAAGGGGGATACCGAGCAGTCTCTGCAGAATCTCCGGGAATTCCTCCACCACACCCGGAAGGTTCACACAACGGTTTACCTGTACCCTTACCTCCTGGAACTCCGTGCCGCCATGGACAGGGGGGAACTCCCGGCCATGGAGGAACTCTGCCTGGATAAAGACATTCAGGCAATGATCGGTGGGCACAACATCTTTCTAAAGGGAGTCGCCTACCGGTTCCAGGCGCAACAGTGGCAGCGGGAGGGCCGTCCGCGCGAAGAGGTGATCCGGTCACTCAGGGACTCCATTGCAAACATCGAGGAATCGGGGCAGCAGATCGAGTTGGCCAAATCGCGGCTGGAACTGGCGCGCCAGTACCTGGCCGAAGGAGACCGGGAAGAAGCCAAGGTACTGACGGTCATGACCTCGGAGACCCTGGATGCGTTCAACGACAAGCTCATTCCCGACGAACTCCGGATACTGCTCGGGGATCGGCCCGCCGGGGAATCGCTCCTGAGGGAAATCCTGAACCTGGGCCAGAAGGTGGTCACAATCCAGGACAACCGGGACCTGGTCCAGCACATCCTCTCAACCCTGAACCGGATCACCGGGGCCGAGCGGAGCGCCATTTTTCTCCTCGAAGGGGTGGAGGGCGAACCGAGGCCGGTTCTGCGGGCATCGAAGAACCTGACCTCGGAGCAGGTGAGCCACGGCTCGTTCGCCTCGTCCCTGAAGATCATCGAGGAGGTGGCCGCGACGGGCAAGGGCCGGATCCTGGCCGACGGAACGCCCGAAAAAGGGAACGGGAGCCCGGGTGCCGAGGTGATCCGGTCCCGGATCTGCGTTCCCATGATTCTTCGGGACAAGACCGTCGGGGTCCTCTATCACGACAACCGGCTTCTCTCCAGCGCCTTCCGGGAATCGGACCTGGATCTCCTGTCCTATTTCGCGGCCCTGGCGGCCTTCGCCCTGGACAATGCCCGGGCCTACGACGAGATCCAGCGGCTCAACCGCAAGCTCTGCGAGGAAAATCTCTACTACAAGGAAGAACACCTCCAGAACCTGCATTTCGACGACATCATCGGTGATAGTCCGGGGATCCACCGGGTTCTGGCCCAGATCGACCAGGTCACCGGAACGGACGCAACGGTGATGATCATCGGCGAGACCGGCGTGGGCAAGGAACTCGTGGCGAGGGCCATCCACCGCCACAGCACGCGGCGAGACAAGCCCTTCATCAAGGTGAACTGCAGCGCCCTTCCGGAAAGCCTGATCCCCAGCGAGCTGTTCGGCCACGAGAAAGGGGCTTTCACCGGAGCCATCCGCCGGCGCCTCGGCCGCTTCGAGCTGGCCGACGGCGGAACACTCTTTCTCGACGAGATCGGCGAGATCAGCCTGGACTTGCAGGTACGGCTCCTCCGGGTCCTCCAGACCCGGGAGTTCGAGCGGGTCGGAGGCAGCGAAACCATCCGCTCCGACTTCCGGCTCCTGGTGGCGACGAACCGGAACCTGGAGATGGACGTAAAAACCCAGAAGTTCCGCCCGGACCTGTACTACCGCCTCGCCGTCTTCCCCATTTACGTGCCGCCGCTCAGGGAGCGTCGTGAGGACATCCCCCTTCTGGCCTTCCACTTCCTCAGGATCTACGCCCAGAAACGGGGCAAAGAGTTTACCAAGATCCCCGAAGTGGAAATGGAGAAGCTGCTCGATTACGAATGGCCCGGAAACGTCCGGGAACTGGAGAACATTATCGAGCGGGGAACGATCCTCAATCCCGGCCCGGTGTTCCGGGTACCGGAACTGGGGTCGCGCTTCTCCGAGGCACCGCCCCCGGGCAACGGCGTGAGCCTGATGGACAACGAGCGGCGTCACATCCTCTGGGCTCTGCAGAAGACGAAATGGAAGGTCCGGGGAAAGGGCGGGGCGGCAGAGCTTCTGGAACTCCCCCCTTCAACCCTTGCCTTCCGGATGAAGAAACTGGGGATCCAAAGGCCCGAGACCTCTTCCTGA
- a CDS encoding geranylgeranyl reductase family protein: MENGKLYDVIIAGAGPAGTAAGRMLAESGARVLILDKARFPRQKPCGGGLPPHIVPLVGPLPGHVLESSVGRVRFSYAGGRPFDVVLDPPGIVMVMRDRFDDHLLQCAEEAGCEVREGLEVTGASEGDDSVEVVTEDGGSWRSRWLIGADGPLSRVARTVGLFPRRSLGIGLSAETEVSPADLERWGGTICIDFGVVPEGYGWVFPKRSHLSCGMATMLPRLPDIRRRLQDFLDRTPATKGRIRTRFQGHLIPYCDGTPAITSRRTLLAGDAASLVDPLTGEGIHFAVLSGRMAARVIAEGRPLREYEEQVNDEIRLDLQYAARLAGLFYRFPGVSYRIGVRSRRAVRYFEELLAGKRTYGSVHAELKSLFAARFLRGIGGRRD; encoded by the coding sequence GTGGAAAACGGGAAGCTCTATGACGTGATCATTGCCGGTGCTGGTCCCGCAGGGACCGCGGCGGGTCGGATGCTGGCCGAATCGGGTGCCCGTGTCCTGATCCTGGACAAGGCCCGGTTTCCCCGCCAGAAGCCCTGCGGCGGCGGCCTGCCGCCCCACATCGTTCCCCTCGTGGGGCCCCTTCCGGGGCATGTCCTGGAATCGTCCGTCGGCAGAGTCCGCTTTTCCTATGCCGGAGGCCGCCCGTTCGACGTGGTGCTGGATCCGCCCGGCATTGTCATGGTGATGCGGGACCGCTTCGACGACCACCTCCTGCAGTGTGCGGAGGAGGCGGGATGCGAGGTCCGGGAGGGGCTGGAGGTGACGGGCGCTTCGGAAGGGGACGACTCCGTGGAGGTCGTGACGGAAGACGGCGGGTCATGGCGGTCCCGATGGCTCATCGGTGCCGACGGGCCGCTCAGCCGGGTCGCCCGGACCGTCGGTCTCTTTCCCCGGAGGTCCCTGGGCATCGGGCTCTCTGCGGAGACGGAGGTTTCGCCGGCAGACCTGGAACGGTGGGGCGGGACCATCTGTATCGATTTCGGAGTCGTGCCCGAAGGGTACGGGTGGGTCTTCCCCAAGCGGAGCCATCTCTCCTGCGGCATGGCGACCATGCTGCCTCGGCTGCCGGACATCCGTAGGAGGCTCCAGGACTTCCTGGACCGGACCCCTGCCACGAAAGGCAGGATCCGCACCCGATTCCAGGGGCATCTCATCCCCTACTGCGACGGGACGCCGGCGATCACGTCCCGCCGAACCCTGCTCGCGGGAGATGCGGCCAGCCTCGTGGATCCCCTCACGGGTGAGGGAATCCACTTCGCCGTCCTGAGCGGACGGATGGCCGCCCGGGTCATTGCGGAAGGACGGCCGCTCCGGGAGTATGAGGAGCAGGTGAACGACGAGATCCGCCTGGACCTGCAATATGCCGCCCGCCTCGCCGGCCTGTTCTACCGGTTCCCCGGCGTTTCCTATCGCATTGGTGTCCGGAGCCGGCGGGCCGTTCGCTACTTCGAGGAACTCCTGGCGGGGAAACGGACCTACGGGTCCGTCCACGCAGAGCTGAAATCCCTCTTTGCCGCCCGGTTCCTCAGGGGCATCGGCGGCCGCCGAGACTGA